The following proteins are co-located in the Apium graveolens cultivar Ventura chromosome 5, ASM990537v1, whole genome shotgun sequence genome:
- the LOC141661716 gene encoding uncharacterized protein LOC141661716, producing the protein MVHMRFSLSSEASGSRSRSKLSLSVKKKQKPKQKPKSPSKKNRSKVLLKTDLLPPHTGMRYIIPLDMHKGAKISRVNKYDPITDLRALLSDSQLSVLKNSCFGYLMDLPNFKVQNQLIHNLFVRKLKQPNEDEIWVGISGKILNFGIKEFATVTGLLCLGNYDKMRYSKVENGFVEAYYSGTYPVFKSSIKNSILGKEWKNDIDAIKMAKMYLLHHFLLTSTTDSHISKGDLDILDSDKFDYFPWGKDIFKMTLESLKYGASTTLKDYYYRLNGFPYAFQLWFYECCPYLNGKYYDNKDVQIPHLLNWSNDSLGKFEDYY; encoded by the exons ATGGTGCATATGAGATTCTCTCTTTCTTCGGAAGCTTCCGGGTCACGTTCGAGGTCAAAATTAAGTTTAAGTGTTAAGAAGAAGCAAAAGCCTAAACAAAAACCAAAATCTCCTTCGAAGAAGAATAGATCTAAAGTTTTGTTGAAGACAGATTTACTACCTCCTCATACG GGTATGAGATACATTATACCACTTGATATGCATAAGGGTGCTAAGATAAGCCGTGTGAATAAATATGACCCCATTACGGATCTTCGTGCGCTACTTTCTGATAGCCAACTATCTGTTTTGAAGAACTCTTGCTTTGGTTATCTTATGGATTTACCAAATTTCAAGGTTCAAAATCAGTTAATTCACAATCTTTTTGTTAGGAAGTTAAAGCAACCTAATGAGGATGAGATTTGGGTGGGTATATCTGGAAAGATATTGAATTTTGGTATTAAGGAGTTTGCTACTGTTACTGGTCTTCTTTGTTTAGGTAATTACGATAAAATGAGATATTCAAAGGTGGAAAATGGCTTTGTTGAGGCTTATTACAGTGGTACCTACCCAGTGTTTAAGAGTTCAATTAAGAATAGTATTCTTGGCAAAGAGTGGAAGAATGATATTGATGCTATCAAGATGGCTAAGATGTATTTACTACATCATTTCTTGCTTACATCAACCACTGATTCTCATATTTCTAAGGGTGATTTGGACATTTTGGATTCTGATAAATTTGATTACTTTCCTTGGGGTAAAGATATATTCAAGATGACTTTGGAGTCTCTTAAGTACGGTGCGAGTACAACTTTAAAGGATTACTATTACCGTCTTAACGGCTTTCCATATGCTTTTCAGTTATGGTTCTACGAGTGCTGCCCATATttaaatgggaaatattatgaCAACAAAGATGTTCAAATACCTCATTTACTCAATTGGTCCAATGATTCTTTGGGGAAATTTGAAGATTACTACTGA